The following are from one region of the Falco biarmicus isolate bFalBia1 chromosome 1, bFalBia1.pri, whole genome shotgun sequence genome:
- the HNRNPDL gene encoding heterogeneous nuclear ribonucleoprotein D-like, giving the protein MEDATEMSGGPEEFAEGSKINASKNQQDDGKMFIGGLSWDTSKKDLTEYLSRFGEVVDCTIKTDPVTGRSRGFGFVLFKDAASVEKVLELKEHKLDGKLIDPKRAKALKGKEPPKKVFVGGLSPDTSEEQIKEYFGAFGEIENIELPMDTKTNERRGFCFITYTDEEPVKKLLESRYHQIGSGKCEIKVAQPKEVYRQQQQQQKGGKSNTAGGRGGGRGRGRGQGQNWNQGFNNYYDQGYGNYNSAYSDQSYSGYGGYDYSGYNYPNYGYGPGYTDYSGQQSTYGKASRGGGNHQNNYQPY; this is encoded by the exons ATGGAGGACGCGACCGAGATGAGCGGCGGCCCGGAGGAGTTCGCCGAGGGCTCCAAGATCAACGCGAGCAAGAACCAGCAGGACGACGG GAAAATGTTTATTGGAGGCCTCAGTTGGGACACCAGCAAGAAGGACTTGACCGAGTATCTCTCTCGGTTTGGTGAGGTTGTGGATTGTACGATTAAAACAGACCCAGTCACTGGGAGGTCGAGGGGGTTTGGGTTCGTGCTCTTCAAGGATGCTGCCAGCGTGGAGAAG GTGTTGGAACTGAAGGAACACAAACTGGATGGGAAGCTAATAGATCCTAAAAGGGCAAAAGCCCTAAAAGGGAAGGAGCcaccaaaaaaagtgtttgttgGTGGGCTGAGTCCTGATACTTCCGAAGAGCAGATTAAAGAGTACTTTGGCGCTTTTGGCGAG ATTGAAAATATTGAGCTTCCCATGGACACAAAGACAAATGAAAGGAGGGGCTTCTGTTTTATCACCTACACAGATGAAGAGCCAGTAAAGAAGTTACTAGAAAGCAGATACCATCAAATTGGTTCAGGCAAG tgtGAGATCAAAGTAGCACAGCCCAAAGAGGTATacaggcaacagcagcagcagcagaaaggaggaaaaagcaataCAGCTGGTGGACGAGGAGGTGGAAGGGGGCGTGGACGGG GGCAGGGACAAAACTGGAATCAAGGATTTAATAACTACTATGATCAAGGATATGGAAATTACAATAGCGCTTATAGTGATCAAAGCTACAGTGGCTATGGAGGATACGACTACTCTGGGTACAACTATCCCAATTACGGATATGGGCCAGGATACACAGATTATAGCG GTCAACAAAGCACATACGGAAAGGCATCCCGTGGTGGCGGCAATCACCAAAACAACTACCAGCCGTACTAA